taaatggttacgttgatgcaagctttgacactgatccggacgattctaaatcgcaaaccggatacgtgtttacattaaatggtggagctatcagttggtgcagttctaaacaaagcgttgtggtggatctacatgtgaagcggagtacatagctgcttcggaagcagcaaacgaaggagtctggatgaaagagttcatatccgatctaggtgtcatacctagtgcatcgggtccaatgaaaatcttttgtgacaatactagtgcaattgccttggcaaaggaatccagatttcacaagagaaccaagcacatcaagagacgcttcaattccatccgggatctagtccaggtgggagacatagagatttgcaagatacatacggatctgaatgtagcagacccgttgactaagcctcttccacgagcaaaacatgatcagcaccaaagctccatgggtgttagaatcattactgtgtaatctagattattgactctagtgcaagtgggatactaaaggaaatatgccctagaggcaataataaagttattatttatttccttatatcatgataaaagtttattattcatgctagaattgtattatccggaaacataatacttgtgtgaaaatacatagacaaactaaacgtcactagtgtgcctctacttgactagctcgttaatcgaagatggttatgtttcctaaccatagacatgtgttgtcatttgattaacgggatcacatcattaggagaatgatgtgattgacatgacccattccgttagcttagcacccgatcgttcagtatgttgctattgctttcttcatgacttatacatgttcctatgactatgagattatgcaactcccgtttgccggaggaacactttgtgtgctaccaaacgtcacaacgtaactgggtgattataaaggagctctacaggtgtctccaaaggtacatgttgggttggcgtatttcaagattaggatttgtcactccgattgtcggagaggtatctctgggccctctcggtaatgcacatcacataagccttgcaagcattgcaactaatgagttagttgcaagatgatgtattacgaaacgagtaaagagacttgtcggtaacgagattgaactaggtattgagataccaacggtcgaatctcgggcaagtaacataccgatgacaaagggaacaaagtatgttgttatgcggtctgaccgataaagatcttcatagaatatgtgggagccaatatgagcatccaggttccgctattcgttattgaccggagacatgtctcgatcatgtctacattgttctcgaacccgtagggtccgcacgcttaacattacgatgatagtttcattatgagtttatatattttgatgtaccgaagtttgttcggagtcccggatatgatcacggacatgacgaggagtctcgaaatggtcgagacataaagattgatatattggacggctatattcggacacggaagtgttccgggtgatttcggagaaaaccggagtgccggagggttaccggaacccccccgggagaagtaatgggccttatgggccctagtggagagagagaggggcggacagggtgggccgcgcgccccctccccctctgatccgaattggactaggaggggggcggcgcccccctttccttctccctctcccccttcctttccccctcctagtaggagtaggaaagaggggagtcctactcctactaggaggaggactcctcctccttggcgcgcccaagggccggccggcctccccccttgctcctttatatacgggggcagggggcacctctagacacacaagttgatcctcgtgatcgtcttcttagccgtgtgcggtgcccccttccaccatactcctcgataatattatagcggtgcttaggcgaagccctgcgatggtagaacatcaagatcgtcaccacaccgtcgtgcggacggaactcttccccgacactttgctggatcggagtccagggatcgtcatcgagctgaacgtgtgctaaaactcggaggtgtcgtagtttcggtgcttgatcggtcgggccgtgaaaacgtacgactacatcaaccgcgttgtcataacgcttccgctgtcggtctacgagggtacgtagacaacactctcccctctcgttgctatgcatcaccatgatcttgcgtgtgcgtaggaaattttttgaaattactacgttccccaacaccctctgcgaagggcctatctatttacttttatattgaatcatcaccctcttattaaaagcactagctggagagcgcagctgtcatttgcattcatcactgttaatttatattgggtgtgactaagattggatctcttttatcatgaattacaatgtgtaGTCAGTccgtgatctttaaaggtgctctgcatttatgttttgcggtctcagaaagggctagcgagataccatcttgttatatcatattatgattgttttgagaaagtgttgtcatccgagatttattattatggcttgctagttgattatgctattgatatgggtaatcatgagacctgagaattattgcaaatgtggttagttataatctttgctgaaaacttgaatgctagcttgacatatttacaacaacaagagcaaacagagtttgtaaattgttttctttatttctttcagtttgtcaactgaattgcttgaggacaagcaagggtttaaccttgggggagttgatacgtctccgtcgtatctacttttccaaacacttttgctcttgttttagactctaacttgtatgatttgaatggaactaacccggactaacgttgttttcagcagaattgccatgatgttgttttatgtgcagaaaacaaaagttctcggaatgacctcaaactccatggaataccttacaataaataataaaaaatcctcgtcaaagatgaaaaccagggggccacaccctgttcacgagggtgggggcgccccacccctagggcgcgcccccctacctcgtggcccccctggagacctctcgacgccaactccaactctatatatttgctttcggggaaaaaataagggagaagaaatcatcgcgttttacgatacggagccgctgccaagccctaaaacctctcgggagggctgatttggagtccgttcggggctccgaagaaggggattcgccgtcgtcgtcatcatcaaccatcctccatcaccaatttcatgatgctcaccgctgtgcgtgagtaattccatcgtaggcttgctggacggtgatgggttggatgagatttatcatgtaatcgagttagttttgttagggtttgatccctagtatccactatgttctgagattgatgttgctatgactttgctatgcttaatgcttgtcactagggcccgagtgccatgatttcagatctgaacctattatgttttcaaccaatatatgagagttcttgatcctatcttgcaagtccatagtcacctattatgtgttatgatccgttaaccccgaagtgacaataatcgggatacttaccggtgatgaccgtagtttgaggagttcatgcattcactatgtgttaatgctttgttccgattctctattaaaaggaggccttaatatcccttagtttccgtaaggaccccgctgccatgggagggtaggacaaaagatgtcatgcaagttcttttccataagcacgtatgactatattcgaaatacgtgcctacattacattgatgaactggagctagttctgtgtcaccctatgttatgactgttacatgatgaaccgcatccggcataattatccattaccgatctgatgcctacgagctttccatatactggtttacgcttatttactttcccgttgctattgttacaatcactacaaaataccaaaaacattactttgctttcgtcacttttttgttaccgttaccaccactatcatattactttgctactaaacactttgctgcagatactaagtttccaggtgtggttgaattgacaactcagcaggtaatacttgagaatattctttggctccccttgtgtcgaatcaataaatttgggttgaatactctaccctcgaaagctattgcgatcccctatacttgtgggttatcaatgggttattgtttcttacatctgagataaattatattgtcatggatcatccaacatggttgagcttgcctttcccctcatgatagccaaattcatcacaccaagtagagatactacttgtgcttccaaatatcgttaaaccagtttttccatgagagtccaccatacctacctatggattgagtaagatcctccaagtaagttgtcatcggtgcaagcaataaaaatttctctctaaatatgtatgacttattagtgtgggagaaaataagctttatacgatcgtgtgatatggaagaaataaaagcgacagactgcataataaaggtccatatcacaagtggcaatataaagtgacgttttttcgcattaagattttgtgcatccaaccataaaagcgcatgacaacctctgcttccctctgcgaagggcctatcttttacttttatctcctaccttgcataagagtcatggtgatcttcacccttcctttttacattttatcctttggcaagcacaatatgttggaaagatcctagtatatatggctaattggatgtgagttttcatgaactattattgttgacattacccttgaggtgaaacgttgggaggcaaaactataagcccctatatttctctgtgtctgattaaaactccatacccgtaagtgttgcgtgagtgtcagcaattgtgaaagactatatgatagttgagtgtgtggacttgctgaaaagctgttacattgactctttcctatgttatgataaatttcaattgctccaatgaccgagattataatttgttagttgtcaatgaagtttatgattcatacttgaaattgtgattgaattgttactctagcataagagattatatgacaagaattctataagttgttgttctaagaatgatcatgatgccctcatgtccgtattttatttttatcgacacctctatctctaaacatgtggacatatttttcgatttcggctttcgcttggggagaagcgaggtctaagcttgggggagttgatacgtccattttgcatcatgcttttatatcgatatttattgcattatgggctgttattacacattatgtcacaatacttatgcctattctctcttattttacaaggtttacataaagagggacaatgccggcagctgggattctgggctggaaaaggagcaaatattagagacctattctgcacagctccaaaagtcgtgaaacttcacgaaagacgtttttagaatatataaaaaataccgagcgcaagaagttcaccaggggggcacaccctgcccacgagggtgggggcacgccctaccctcctgggcgtgccccctacctcgtgggccacctggtggccctccgatggccatcttctgctatatggagtctttcgatgaggaaaaaatcataagccattttTTCAgaggagactccgccgccacgaggcagaaccttggcggaaccaatctagggctctggcggagctgttctgccggggaaacttccctccgggagggggaaatcatcgccatcgtcatcaccaacactcctctcatagggagagggcaatctccatcaacatcttcaccagcaccatctcctctcaaaactctagttcatctcttgtatccaattcttgtctccaagtttgggattggtgggttgctagtagtattaattactccttgtagttgatgctagttggtttatttggtggaatataatatgttcagatcctatatgcatattaatacccctctgattatgaacatgaatatgctttgtgagtagttacgtttgttcctagggacatgggagaagtcttgctattagtagtcatgtgaatttggtattcgttcgatattttgctgagatgtatgttgtctctcctctagtggtgttatgtgaacgtcgactacatgacacttcaccattatttgggcctagaggaaggcattgggaagtgataagtagatgatgggttgctagagtgacagaaggttaaaccctagtttatgcgttgcttcgtaaggggctgatttggatccatatgtttcatgctatggttaggtttaccttaatacttttgttgtagttgcagatgcttgcaatagaggttaatcataagtgggatgcttgtccaagtaaggacagtatccaagcaccggtccacccacataccaaattatcaaagtaccgaacgcgaatcatatgatcgtgatgaaaactggcttgacgatattcccatgtgtcctcgagagcgctttacatcatataagagtttgtccaggcttgtcctttactacaaaaaggattgggccaccttgctgcactttatttacttttgttacttgttacttgttactcgttacaaattatcctatcacaaaactatctgttacctattatttcagtgcttgcagagaatactttgctgaaaaccgcttatcatttccttctgctcctcgttgggttcgacactcttacttatcgaaaggactacgatagatcccctatacttgtgggtcatcacccatgTTCGATGCAAATGTTCCAAGTTGTTTGTTGAATATGTGTTGAATCACTTGTACGATATATGTCATAGTTGGACTTCTAATCATATGATGTGTAGATAGAATATAATGACAcaaaaacacacaactttcccaatCTGCCAATTTGCagtaggttagtccaaataaaattaaaacattgcttattttgataaaataAATGGGCATGAAacttcaaaaattatacatatggaaGATCCATGCGACGTTGGTGTCATATTTGACGGAATGTGCACGTAAGACATGTCCTCGCCGGATCCCGGTGGTGCCACATAAGGTGCTTAGCCTTACCCCGCCAAGACAGATGCGTAATGCGGAGACATGGCCCATTATATTAAGAGAGTTTTCCATACAATCTTAGAGTTTTGGTGAATTTCAGGGAAACCACTTTAGTTTCGGTTTGGAGCAGAAATTGGGGAATTTTTCTTAGAgtttctctctctatctatctattctATGAGTTTTCTATGGGTGCATATCCAAAAAGAAAAGGTGTGGAGATGTGCGGTAGGGTCCACTCCACATATTGGTGTTGTGTGTTGATTAGAGGAGCTAGCATGGAGAGGGGGGTCATATTTAAAAGGTGAACAAACGGTCCTTCCTTTCAATAGTAAAGGAGATAGAGGTGCACTCCATGCCAAGACACAACAATACTTGAGACATGATGACAATATATGTTACACAAAAAAGCATAACCAAGTAGAGACCATATTCAATCATGAGTCATTGAAACCTGAAACTACCAACATAGAAACATGATCATaagatgcatgagaacaaagtggcATATAACATAACCTAAATATGCAGCAAATACAAGCCAAAAGACTTAAATCATCGACGTCAAACTACTGTGTAACATAATATTACTCTCTGCGATGATAAATAGATGAATTATGCATCTCTTAATTTTGCAAACATATATAATTGCAATTTTCATGTAATTAAAAACTATTCACACTTCAAAAAGCCATgtatccacacatttttctaaacgATGGTCTAATTAAAAAGTATGCATGTAATTTTAGAAAGCCTAATAATTTTAGTGTTTTGTGCCTTTTAAAAATGTTTGTGTAAGGTAAAAAGTGTTCGCGTATCTTGGAAAATGTTTAATTGATTTTTAAGattctcaaattttaaaaatattcatgtattTGTCAAATAATGTTTATTATATTTGGAAGAGAATGAAGAAATGAAAACTGATGATGAGGAAAAACCAGGAACAGAAATAAAAAACCAAatagaaaaaacgaaaaaaaaacagtACTGCCTCGTATCCATATTAGTTGTACAAACTTGTGCTAAAACGATAATTAATAAggatcagagggagtactatataaaAACCATAGGTAAACCAATAGAAGGGGAAAATCACACGTCTGAAAAAACGCCGTACTGGACCAACCCACGCAATTGTTGCATGATGCATGTTGGCGAGCCGGCTCTTCCAGACCGTGAATCAAACGGGCGTATATACAGGAGGCTGGGCCCGAGCGCTGGACTGACCGGGACATGTCAGTCCGTGGCAGCTCAGTTTCCGTCGCGTTCCTTCCCATATAATTCCAAACTTGCCTAAAAAAATGTATACCGGGGAGAGCGACGAAGAGGAGAGAGGCggggagaaaaggaggaagaagatggCCACCCACTTCACGCTCAACACCGGGGCACGCATCCCCTCGGTAGGCCTCGGCACCTACAAGTCCGACCCTGGCGTCGTCGCCGGCGCGGTCACGGCCGCCATCAAGGTAAAAAACCAAAACACTTGCTGTCCCGTTTGGTTTGCTCAGGAGTATGCTTTGTGTGTGCTGCTTGAGCCCGGACCTTGActctgcttgcttgcttgcttgcttgccatGGCAGGCCGGGTACCGGCACATCGACTGCGCACCACTATACAAGAACGAGAAGGAGGTAATGCTAGTCCTAATCTATCCTGCAATCAGTGTCTTCAAGTCACAATCGCACCCGGTGACATTTTGGTCGGCGTAGAATCAGTGTTGCCCTTAATGTGGTTAGATTGGCGCTGCCCTGAACAAGCTCTTTGATGACGGCGTCGTCAAACGACAAGACCTTTTCATCACTTCAAAGATATGGTACCAGTCTTACAGCTGTTAATGTTTTTTCATGCCCATCAATCTTGTAACACCCGGAGAATCAAGCTATGCAGGTGCAGCGATCTCGCACCCGAAGACGTTCCGTCGGCAGTCGACCGCACTCTGAATGATCTGCAGCTGGATTATCTTGACCTGCACCTGGTAACTTGGCTTGAATCCGTGCACTGCAGGCAAAGTAAGCCTGCCCTTTCTTTTGACACTACTAACTTTGTGATCTTGGTAGATTCACTGGCCCTTTCAGATAAAGAAAGGCAGCGAGTTGAGCCCGGAAAACTTTGTCGAGCTCGATATGCCCGAGACCTGGCGGGCAATGGAGAAGCTGTACGATTCAGGCAAGGCCCGCGCAGTAGGGGTAAGCAATTTTTCGACCAAGAAGTTGGCCGATCTGCTCGCTGTGGCCCGTGTTCCTCCGGCTGTTGATCAGGTGGAGTGCCACCCTGGTTGGCAGCAGACCAAGCTCAGAGCCTTCTGCCACACCAATGGAGTTCATTTCTCTGTGAGGAGTTCAGACGATACATTAAGCTTTGGCATGTGAAATTTCCTGGCAATTTGCTCATGTTCTTCTTTCTGCAGGCGTATGCGCCGCTAGGCAGGATGAAAGTCGTGGCGGATAACCCGGTGGTGGCATCGGTAGCCGAGAGCTTGGGGAGAACCCCGGCACAGATCGCTCTGCGATGGGGTATCCAGCAGGGTCAGAGCGTGCTTCCTAAAAGTGTCAATGAGTCGAGGTTGAAGGAGAACATTGACCTGTTTGGCTGGTCCATTCCTGAAGAACTGTGTGCCAAGTTTTCTGAAATTGAACAGGTACAGAGCCCTTTTTTTCAGTTATCCGTGAGTGCAGAAAATGAATGTGTTCTTCGTGGTGAACAGGTTAAGCGAATAAGGAACGAATCATTGGTGCACTCTCAGAGTATTTACAAAACGATTGACGAGCTCTGGGATGGTGAGATATAACTGAAAATCAGCGCCCGCATGAAATGGAATCTGCGACTAGACTTGAAATTTATGCCGTTTTGTTTTCTAAGAAGAGAAAAATACATCATGCCGGAAAATGCGGCGAGCTCCTGGCgtgcatttttgttgcatttttggCAGACGACGTCGGCATTGTTACATGGTATtggtatgcatgcatgaatattcgAGAGGAGCCCAGGAATGAAAGCATAGAACGAGCAAATTTACAGCAGTATTCTCCTTTATTTTCATCTTTTGTTGTATGTTCAGAATATATAGCAATGCCAATGCGTACATGGAGAAAAAGCTATGGACGCGGTAGGGCGCGGTCCAAACGACGAAGAGAAGGCTGTCGCCTCACAACTGAGGGAGGCCCTCCGGCAAGAGGAGATTTGGCTCAAACAGAGGTCTCGTGTGCTGTGGCTACATGCTGGCGATCCGAATACTGGTTATTTTCAGGCACAAGCAAGGCAGCGCAAGAGGACCAACCGTATCACCTCATTGGAGCTGGCTGATGGTCACGCGAGCACTGATCCAGCCCAGGTAAAAGAGGAAATCACTAACTTCTGCCATGCATTGTACCAATCACAAGGTTACAGTCCGATGGAGGGGCTGCTACAATGCGTTCAACCATGGGTCACCGCTGACATGAATTATACACTCGAGAGGGAGTACACAGCGGTCGAggttagggctggaaaaaaagctcgaaatTCGTGAGCTAAACGAGTAGTTCGTAACTCGGCTCgaatcgaactcgaagaataacgagtcgagccaagctttagtttaagatcgtttatagactaagttaaacgagccaatctcacgagtactcgtgtaacttgtTAGGCTCGGTACTAAAGAGCAGTCACTCCCAATACAAAAAAAGATCAGCCACTCAGCACCCTATGTCCTAGGCGCACGACACAAGGCCTAGCCGTTGAAAGCCCAACCGCCTAGGAGACTCAAGCGTTATAAGGAAA
This portion of the Triticum dicoccoides isolate Atlit2015 ecotype Zavitan chromosome 7A, WEW_v2.0, whole genome shotgun sequence genome encodes:
- the LOC119334295 gene encoding NADPH-dependent aldo-keto reductase, chloroplastic-like, which translates into the protein MATHFTLNTGARIPSVGLGTYKSDPGVVAGAVTAAIKAGYRHIDCAPLYKNEKEIGAALNKLFDDGVVKRQDLFITSKIWCSDLAPEDVPSAVDRTLNDLQLDYLDLHLIHWPFQIKKGSELSPENFVELDMPETWRAMEKLYDSGKARAVGVSNFSTKKLADLLAVARVPPAVDQVECHPGWQQTKLRAFCHTNGVHFSAYAPLGRMKVVADNPVVASVAESLGRTPAQIALRWGIQQGQSVLPKSVNESRLKENIDLFGWSIPEELCAKFSEIEQVKRIRNESLVHSQSIYKTIDELWDGEI